Proteins found in one Vallitalea guaymasensis genomic segment:
- the trpD gene encoding anthranilate phosphoribosyltransferase — protein MIRDAVNKVKSGFDLSESEMMDCVEKIMTGKVSNTLIASFLTAMTIKGESIEEITGGAKVLRRKAVPVNLNDLYTVDTCGTGGDGFSTYNISTASSLITAAAGITVVKHGNRSVSSNCGSADVLEALGINIDLTPEQSESMVRDIGICFLFAPKYHQTMKHVAPVRRELGFRTIFNILGPLANPAKAKAQIVGVYDENMMDKIAHVLSNLGVERALVVHGKDGLDELTITCDSKVTELNNKSIKTYEINPGMYGIEKAKIQDITGGTAQENAEIIRKLLDCEKGAKRDILILNAGAAIYVAGKADSFEKGINMAEEIIDSGKARLKLEEFIRYSNSFK, from the coding sequence ATGATAAGAGATGCTGTTAATAAAGTTAAATCAGGTTTTGATTTGTCAGAATCAGAGATGATGGATTGTGTTGAAAAGATAATGACAGGAAAAGTCAGTAATACTTTAATAGCCAGTTTCTTGACTGCTATGACTATAAAAGGGGAAAGTATTGAGGAGATTACAGGTGGTGCAAAAGTTTTAAGAAGAAAAGCTGTTCCAGTAAACCTTAATGATCTATATACAGTGGATACATGTGGTACTGGTGGAGATGGTTTTTCAACCTATAATATTTCAACAGCCTCATCGCTGATAACGGCAGCAGCAGGAATTACAGTAGTTAAGCATGGAAATCGTTCTGTATCAAGTAATTGTGGGAGTGCAGATGTTTTAGAGGCATTGGGTATTAATATTGATCTTACTCCTGAACAATCAGAATCAATGGTAAGAGATATTGGTATATGCTTTTTATTTGCTCCTAAGTATCATCAGACTATGAAACATGTTGCACCAGTCAGGAGGGAGCTAGGATTTAGAACAATATTTAATATATTAGGTCCTTTGGCTAATCCTGCAAAAGCAAAGGCACAGATAGTTGGAGTCTATGATGAAAATATGATGGATAAGATTGCTCATGTATTAAGTAATCTAGGAGTTGAAAGAGCCTTGGTTGTTCATGGGAAAGATGGTTTAGATGAATTGACTATAACATGTGACAGTAAAGTGACAGAACTTAATAATAAGAGTATAAAAACCTATGAAATCAATCCAGGTATGTATGGGATAGAAAAAGCCAAAATACAGGATATTACAGGAGGTACTGCGCAGGAGAATGCAGAGATAATAAGGAAACTGTTAGATTGTGAAAAAGGGGCTAAGAGGGATATATTAATCCTTAATGCAGGAGCCGCCATCTATGTTGCAGGAAAAGCAGACTCATTTGAGAAAGGGATAAATATGGCAGAGGAAATTATTGATTCAGGAAAAGCCAGATTAAAGTTAGAAGAATTCATTAGGTATTCAAATAGTTTTAAATGA
- the dtd gene encoding D-aminoacyl-tRNA deacylase: MRVVVQRVKHASVKVEGELIGEIGKGILVLVGFLDNDDMKVYDYMLDKIINLRIFEDEDDKMNLSVKDIEGEIIIVPNFTLYGDCRKGRRPSYSVAAKPDKARMIFDEFIKRANEKYDGIKQGMFQADMKVELLNDGPVTLLLDSEKVF; this comes from the coding sequence ATGAGAGTTGTTGTACAGAGAGTTAAACATGCATCTGTAAAAGTTGAAGGCGAATTGATAGGTGAAATAGGTAAAGGAATATTAGTGTTAGTAGGATTTTTAGATAATGATGATATGAAAGTATATGATTATATGCTTGATAAAATAATTAACCTAAGAATATTTGAAGATGAAGATGATAAAATGAATCTGTCAGTCAAAGATATTGAAGGTGAGATAATTATTGTTCCTAACTTTACTTTGTATGGCGACTGTAGAAAAGGACGGAGACCTAGTTATTCAGTAGCTGCTAAGCCGGATAAAGCTAGAATGATTTTTGATGAATTCATTAAGAGAGCTAATGAAAAATATGATGGAATAAAGCAAGGTATGTTCCAAGCTGATATGAAGGTAGAGCTATTAAACGATGGACCTGTAACTTTACTTTTAGATAGTGAGAAAGTGTTTTAG
- the hemZ gene encoding coproporphyrinogen dehydrogenase HemZ: protein MYLLLKGHDYEYEIKMLLNLFYHGEDYDIVEDIPSQGVSIETVVCEDYFKAAYYENGEIIETSSLDKEYIKDLPNEPLERRKQSKILLKRLLYNVASKVTGIKQPWGILTGIRPTKIVFDLIDRYGDDEDRIRYCLENHYKISPSKVNLMMEIVRSEMEILSTNKDDEINIYLGIPFCPTRCLYCSFTSYPIDKWMSRVMDYLHALEKEMEYVSKELLASKKVKTIYVGGGTPTSLNAEQLERFMIMIDKHFDIESLEEFTVEAGRPDTINGAKLEVLKKYGVTRISINPQTMNDKTLEIIGRRHTVEDIYSAFSMARTAGFDNINMDLIIGLPGETFSDVKQTMEQIKKLNPESVTVHTMAVKRASRLRESINEYDLISDKTIRDMIDMVYHECKLVGLNPYYMYRQKNMVGNYENVGYCSTGMECIYNVEIMEEAQSIIALGAGSVSKIVFRDENRIERIENVKNVEQYIERIDEMIDRKRKFFG from the coding sequence ATGTATTTATTACTAAAAGGTCATGATTATGAATATGAAATCAAAATGCTGCTTAATCTATTTTATCATGGAGAAGATTATGATATAGTAGAAGACATACCCTCTCAAGGTGTTTCTATTGAAACAGTAGTATGTGAGGATTATTTTAAAGCTGCTTATTATGAAAATGGTGAAATTATAGAAACTTCTTCTTTGGACAAGGAGTATATTAAGGATTTACCAAATGAACCTCTCGAAAGAAGAAAACAATCAAAAATATTGCTTAAGAGATTACTTTACAATGTGGCTTCAAAAGTAACAGGTATAAAGCAGCCTTGGGGTATATTGACAGGTATAAGACCTACTAAGATAGTGTTTGATTTAATAGATAGATATGGTGATGATGAAGATAGAATTAGATATTGTCTTGAAAATCATTATAAGATATCTCCATCAAAAGTTAATTTGATGATGGAAATTGTAAGAAGTGAGATGGAGATATTAAGTACTAACAAGGATGATGAGATTAATATATATCTAGGGATACCCTTTTGTCCAACTAGATGTTTGTATTGTTCTTTCACGTCGTATCCAATAGATAAATGGATGTCTCGTGTTATGGATTATCTCCATGCCTTGGAAAAGGAAATGGAGTATGTTTCAAAAGAATTGTTGGCTAGTAAGAAGGTTAAAACCATATATGTGGGTGGTGGCACTCCTACTTCTCTAAATGCTGAACAGTTAGAAAGATTTATGATAATGATAGATAAGCATTTTGATATTGAATCATTGGAGGAATTTACTGTAGAAGCAGGTAGACCGGATACTATTAATGGTGCTAAGTTAGAAGTATTAAAGAAATATGGTGTTACAAGGATATCTATTAATCCTCAGACAATGAATGATAAGACATTGGAGATTATTGGTAGACGACATACAGTTGAGGATATATATAGTGCTTTTTCTATGGCTAGAACAGCAGGTTTTGATAATATTAATATGGATTTGATAATAGGGCTTCCTGGGGAGACTTTTTCTGACGTTAAACAGACCATGGAACAGATCAAGAAATTAAATCCTGAGAGTGTTACTGTTCATACTATGGCGGTAAAACGGGCTTCTAGGTTAAGAGAGAGTATCAATGAGTATGATTTGATTAGTGATAAGACAATCAGGGATATGATTGATATGGTTTATCATGAATGTAAGTTGGTAGGATTGAACCCATATTATATGTATAGGCAAAAAAACATGGTTGGTAATTATGAAAATGTGGGGTATTGTTCTACAGGAATGGAATGTATATATAATGTTGAGATCATGGAAGAGGCGCAATCTATAATTGCTCTTGGTGCAGGTTCTGTTTCTAAGATTGTATTCAGGGATGAGAATAGGATTGAGAGAATTGAGAATGTTAAGAATGTGGAGCAGTATATTGAGCGTATTGATGAGATGATTGATAGAAAGAGGAAGTTTTTTGGCTGA
- a CDS encoding MBL fold metallo-hydrolase, whose protein sequence is MKVKTMMLGILQTNVYIVYDEESKDAVVIDPAGDEDRIIRFIEENNLRLMGILITHGHFDHIGVVDAIRDNYGVPVFTSRQEGELMADPNKNLSLNLMRTVVAVENDEVVGDKDILEFGELEFDCIVVPGHSPESVCYYNKDNDVLFCGDTLFAGSIGRTDFYDGPQNTLINSIKDRLMILPEETKVYPGHGFQTTIGYEKKTNIYMC, encoded by the coding sequence ATGAAAGTTAAAACAATGATGTTAGGGATTTTGCAGACAAATGTTTACATTGTTTATGATGAAGAAAGTAAAGATGCAGTAGTTATTGACCCAGCTGGGGATGAAGATAGAATCATTAGATTTATTGAAGAGAATAATCTAAGATTAATGGGTATTCTTATTACACATGGACACTTTGATCATATTGGAGTAGTAGATGCAATCAGGGATAATTATGGTGTGCCTGTATTTACTAGTAGACAAGAAGGGGAGCTTATGGCTGACCCTAATAAAAATCTATCCTTGAATCTTATGAGAACAGTTGTTGCAGTAGAAAATGATGAAGTTGTTGGAGATAAAGATATTCTTGAATTTGGTGAATTAGAGTTTGACTGTATCGTTGTTCCAGGTCATTCACCAGAAAGTGTATGTTATTATAATAAAGATAATGATGTATTGTTTTGTGGGGATACATTGTTTGCTGGTTCCATAGGTAGAACTGATTTTTATGATGGACCACAAAATACATTAATTAATAGTATAAAGGATAGGCTTATGATTTTACCAGAAGAGACAAAAGTTTATCCAGGTCATGGTTTTCAAACAACTATTGGTTATGAGAAAAAGACGAATATATACATGTGTTAA
- a CDS encoding phosphoribosylanthranilate isomerase — translation MIPDIKICGIKNIQEIKIINKYPVNYIGFIFADSKRQVTEDEVIELRKHIRKDIKVVGVFVNENVEYVNKLVHSCRLDIVQLHGNESNEYCKKILCKVWKSIAVSDESSLKIIDAYQNVDGILLDTYHNGKSGGTGKVFSWNLVKNISKSNQIVLAGGLTPDNVVRAINTVKPQIIDVNSGVETNLNKDENKISELFVELYKLN, via the coding sequence ATGATACCTGATATAAAGATTTGTGGAATAAAGAACATACAGGAAATAAAGATAATCAACAAATACCCTGTAAATTATATAGGTTTTATATTTGCAGACAGTAAAAGACAAGTTACAGAAGACGAAGTAATAGAACTTAGGAAACACATTAGAAAAGATATTAAGGTTGTAGGGGTATTTGTCAATGAAAATGTTGAATATGTTAATAAATTAGTGCATTCTTGCAGGTTGGATATAGTGCAGCTTCATGGAAATGAAAGTAACGAATATTGTAAAAAAATACTATGTAAAGTATGGAAGAGCATTGCTGTAAGTGATGAGAGTAGCCTAAAAATCATTGATGCTTATCAAAATGTTGATGGTATTTTATTGGATACTTATCATAATGGGAAAAGTGGTGGTACCGGTAAAGTTTTTAGTTGGAATTTGGTCAAGAATATTTCTAAGAGCAATCAAATAGTATTGGCAGGAGGTTTAACACCAGATAATGTAGTTAGAGCAATTAATACAGTAAAACCTCAAATTATTGATGTGAATTCAGGTGTAGAAACTAACTTGAACAAAGATGAGAATAAGATAAGCGAGTTGTTTGTTGAGCTATATAAGCTTAATTAA
- the trpE gene encoding anthranilate synthase component I, producing the protein MDKIKLVPYVETISGDTETPITLFKKYVKDQVGFLLESKEQPKGRYSFLCINPFIVIKAFKNQVCICENGVERKEEGRVLDIVKTYLERYDLSNTISIPFVGGAVGTVGYDIIRQYEYLPNENIDKMQLPDLHMMFVKELIAYDHFLNKINIIVLEKEDEISSLRANKRINVIKNNLQKNIKCNERCNNGGKVSFHSHSTQEEFEDAVKRAKEYIYEGDIFQVVISRRWSGKSEIPPFELYRKLRQVNPSPYMFYFNFGDYNVIGSSPEMLVELRKGKILNCPIAGTRKRGMNDEEDKELANDLLNDEKEKAEHVMLVDLGRNDMGKVSKISSVEIKSFMQVQKYSHVMHLVSLVGGTKRDDKDMFDVLMSFLPAGTLSGAPKIRAMEIIDELEKEKRGIYGGAIGYFGFDGDMDMCIAIRTMVVKDDTLYLQAGAGIVADSDPVMEYEETENKVKGLITAINS; encoded by the coding sequence ATGGATAAAATTAAACTAGTACCTTATGTGGAAACAATTTCGGGTGATACAGAGACACCTATAACGCTGTTTAAGAAATATGTGAAAGATCAGGTAGGTTTTCTCCTTGAGAGTAAAGAGCAGCCCAAGGGCAGATATTCATTTTTGTGTATTAATCCTTTTATAGTAATTAAAGCATTTAAAAATCAAGTATGCATTTGTGAAAATGGAGTTGAGAGGAAGGAAGAAGGTAGGGTCCTTGATATTGTTAAAACATATCTGGAGAGATACGATTTGAGTAATACGATTAGTATTCCTTTTGTAGGAGGAGCTGTAGGTACTGTAGGGTATGACATTATAAGACAATATGAATATCTGCCAAATGAAAATATCGACAAGATGCAATTACCAGATTTACATATGATGTTTGTTAAAGAATTGATTGCCTATGATCATTTTCTTAACAAAATAAATATCATTGTTTTGGAAAAAGAAGATGAAATATCTAGTCTAAGAGCTAATAAGAGAATTAATGTTATAAAAAATAATCTCCAGAAAAACATCAAATGTAATGAGAGATGCAACAATGGGGGGAAGGTTTCATTTCATAGTCATAGTACTCAGGAAGAATTTGAGGATGCAGTGAAAAGGGCTAAGGAATATATTTACGAGGGAGACATTTTTCAAGTGGTTATTTCTAGAAGATGGAGTGGGAAAAGTGAGATACCTCCTTTCGAACTTTATAGGAAACTCAGACAAGTAAATCCATCTCCATATATGTTTTATTTTAATTTTGGTGATTACAATGTTATAGGCAGTTCCCCCGAAATGTTGGTTGAATTAAGAAAAGGGAAAATACTTAATTGTCCAATAGCAGGGACAAGAAAAAGGGGCATGAATGATGAAGAAGATAAGGAATTGGCTAATGATTTACTGAATGATGAAAAAGAGAAGGCAGAACATGTTATGTTGGTAGACCTTGGTAGGAATGATATGGGGAAAGTCTCGAAGATATCTTCTGTTGAAATAAAATCTTTTATGCAGGTGCAGAAATATTCCCATGTCATGCATCTGGTATCCTTGGTCGGTGGTACAAAAAGGGACGATAAGGATATGTTTGATGTATTAATGAGTTTTCTTCCAGCTGGTACTTTATCTGGAGCTCCTAAAATTAGAGCTATGGAGATTATAGATGAGTTGGAGAAAGAAAAGAGAGGTATATACGGTGGGGCTATAGGATATTTTGGATTTGATGGTGATATGGATATGTGTATTGCTATAAGAACTATGGTGGTCAAGGATGATACATTATATTTACAGGCAGGGGCAGGTATTGTTGCAGATTCTGACCCAGTTATGGAATATGAAGAGACTGAGAACAAGGTAAAAGGTTTGATAACGGCTATTAATAGCTGA
- the trpA gene encoding tryptophan synthase subunit alpha, which yields MNRITKKFQELQSKNKKAFIGYLTAGDPNIEKTEEFVYALEKGGTDIIELGIPFSDPLADGPVIQDAGLRALNAGVTVDKIMDLVKDIRKNTEIPLLFLVYYNTILIYGKEKFIRTCEEIGVDGLIIPDLPLEERDELEKIMDYDKLCLIPLVAPTSKDRIRKIIDGCNGFVYCVSSLGVTGGKSNFYSDIQSYLQDVKENSSLPIAVGFGISCRDDIKRLEDHVDGVIVGSAIVREIKRSKGDVIVLKEYIESLTK from the coding sequence ATGAACAGGATAACCAAAAAATTTCAAGAATTACAATCTAAGAATAAAAAAGCTTTTATAGGGTATCTTACAGCAGGTGACCCCAACATTGAAAAAACAGAAGAATTTGTCTATGCTTTAGAAAAAGGAGGAACAGATATTATTGAATTAGGAATTCCTTTTTCTGATCCTTTAGCAGATGGACCCGTGATACAAGATGCCGGACTTAGAGCATTGAATGCAGGTGTGACTGTTGATAAAATAATGGACTTAGTCAAGGATATAAGAAAAAATACAGAAATTCCTCTCTTGTTTTTAGTTTATTACAATACTATTTTAATATATGGAAAAGAGAAGTTCATTAGGACTTGTGAAGAAATAGGTGTTGATGGATTAATAATACCTGATTTGCCTCTTGAAGAAAGAGATGAGTTAGAAAAAATAATGGATTATGATAAACTTTGCTTGATACCTCTAGTTGCACCAACATCAAAAGATAGAATCAGAAAGATAATTGATGGATGTAACGGTTTTGTATATTGCGTTTCTTCTTTAGGAGTAACAGGTGGAAAATCTAATTTTTATTCAGATATCCAATCATATCTACAAGATGTGAAAGAAAATTCAAGTCTCCCAATAGCTGTAGGGTTCGGTATTTCTTGCAGGGATGATATAAAAAGATTAGAAGACCATGTTGATGGTGTCATTGTAGGTTCTGCTATAGTAAGAGAGATTAAGCGCTCAAAAGGGGATGTAATAGTTTTGAAAGAATATATTGAGAGTTTGACTAAATAA
- a CDS encoding anthranilate synthase component II: protein MIIIIDNYDSFTYNLYQYIGEFENDIRVYRNDKITAEEILELNPKKVIISPGPGTPDDAGNCLNIIKSIAGKIPILGICLGHQCIGKAFGGNITHAKTLFHGKSSLIKHNNTNIFRGIKNPLKVARYHSLAIEKGSLPLCLENIAATSDGEIMAVKHKDLDIVGLQFHPESIMTDEGKKLIKNFIDKECCI from the coding sequence ATGATAATAATTATTGATAACTATGATTCTTTCACTTATAACCTATATCAATATATTGGTGAATTTGAAAATGATATTAGAGTGTATAGAAATGATAAAATCACAGCAGAAGAAATATTGGAACTTAATCCTAAGAAGGTTATTATTTCGCCTGGTCCAGGAACACCTGATGATGCTGGTAACTGTCTTAATATTATAAAAAGTATTGCTGGCAAGATTCCCATATTAGGTATCTGTTTGGGACATCAATGTATTGGTAAAGCTTTCGGGGGTAATATAACCCATGCTAAAACCTTATTTCATGGGAAAAGTAGTTTGATTAAACATAATAACACCAATATTTTTAGAGGTATTAAAAATCCTCTAAAAGTTGCAAGATATCATTCATTGGCAATTGAAAAAGGTAGTTTGCCCTTATGTTTAGAAAACATAGCTGCAACAAGTGATGGAGAAATAATGGCTGTTAAACATAAGGATTTAGATATAGTTGGATTACAATTTCATCCTGAATCCATAATGACAGATGAAGGGAAGAAGCTAATTAAAAATTTTATAGATAAGGAGTGCTGTATATGA
- the trpC gene encoding indole-3-glycerol phosphate synthase TrpC: MGDRIYLEDIIKSKKKRIIEKQYDLHKLIQEISKVNTRPSFYDAIKQEGLSIIGEIKKASPSKGLIKEDFKPIALSHIYKDSVDAISVLTEEDYFLGRDSYLREVSDNVDIPTLCKDFIIDKNQIYNAKLLGASCVLLITAILDKEKLNEFITITHGLSMDALVEVHSKEEIEKALDAGAKIIGINNRDLKTFKTDIKTTLQLRNHIPDDCLVISESGIDRLDYMKDLKKADVDGILVGETFMRCDDIGKMAKEMRLVYDT; the protein is encoded by the coding sequence ATGGGAGATAGAATATACCTAGAAGACATTATAAAAAGCAAGAAAAAGAGGATTATAGAAAAACAATATGACCTTCATAAATTAATACAAGAAATCAGTAAAGTAAACACAAGACCATCATTTTATGATGCTATTAAACAAGAAGGTCTATCAATTATTGGTGAAATAAAAAAAGCTTCTCCATCAAAAGGCTTGATAAAAGAAGATTTCAAACCTATAGCTTTGTCCCATATTTACAAGGATTCAGTTGATGCAATCTCTGTACTTACTGAAGAAGATTATTTTTTAGGCAGAGACAGTTATCTTAGGGAGGTAAGTGATAATGTAGATATACCAACTCTATGTAAAGATTTTATTATTGATAAAAACCAAATATATAATGCTAAATTACTAGGGGCAAGCTGTGTATTACTTATTACAGCTATATTAGATAAGGAAAAGCTTAATGAATTCATAACTATCACTCACGGACTATCTATGGATGCCTTAGTGGAAGTTCATTCAAAAGAGGAAATAGAAAAAGCATTAGATGCAGGAGCTAAGATTATAGGTATAAACAATAGAGACCTTAAGACTTTCAAAACTGATATAAAAACTACTTTGCAGTTAAGGAATCATATTCCTGATGATTGTTTGGTTATTAGTGAAAGTGGTATAGACAGATTAGATTATATGAAAGATTTGAAGAAAGCTGATGTAGATGGAATATTAGTTGGTGAAACTTTTATGAGATGCGATGACATAGGTAAAATGGCTAAGGAGATGCGACTTGTATATGATACCTGA
- the trpB gene encoding tryptophan synthase subunit beta, whose product MKRKFGDFGGQYVPETLMYPLKELEEAYEKYKIDEDFINEYKYYLKEYVGRQSPLYYAKTLTDYLGGAKVYLKREDLNHTGAHKINNVIGQLLLAKRMGKTKVIAETGAGQHGVATATGAALFGMECTVFMGEEDIRRQKLNVFKMELLGAKVQPVVSGTGTLKDATNEAIRQWVKLVEDTFYVIGSVVGPHPYPTMVRDFQRIIGDEARQQILEKENKLPDTVIACIGGGSNAAGIFYPFIEEEEVSLIGVEAGGEGIGTGKHAAVLSDGADGKVGVLHGMKTYLLTDDDGNIKPAFSISAGLDYPGTGPEHSFLHNTGRAKYEAVTDQEAVQAFKLLSETEGIIPALESSHAVAYALKIVPEMAKDEVVIINISGRGDKDVQTILNVI is encoded by the coding sequence ATGAAAAGAAAATTTGGCGATTTCGGAGGACAATATGTTCCAGAAACATTGATGTATCCTCTAAAAGAACTGGAAGAGGCTTATGAGAAATATAAAATAGATGAAGATTTTATTAATGAGTACAAATATTATCTTAAAGAATACGTGGGAAGACAATCTCCTTTGTATTATGCTAAGACATTAACTGATTATCTTGGAGGTGCTAAGGTCTATCTAAAAAGAGAGGACCTTAATCATACGGGAGCCCATAAAATCAATAATGTCATTGGTCAGCTTCTATTAGCAAAAAGGATGGGTAAAACTAAGGTCATAGCAGAGACAGGAGCAGGACAGCATGGTGTCGCAACTGCAACAGGAGCTGCATTATTCGGTATGGAATGTACAGTTTTCATGGGAGAAGAGGATATAAGAAGACAAAAACTCAATGTTTTCAAGATGGAGCTTTTGGGAGCAAAAGTTCAGCCAGTAGTGTCTGGTACAGGTACATTGAAAGACGCTACCAATGAAGCAATAAGACAATGGGTAAAATTGGTTGAAGATACTTTCTATGTAATCGGTTCAGTAGTAGGACCCCATCCATATCCAACAATGGTTAGGGATTTTCAGAGAATAATTGGTGATGAAGCCAGACAGCAAATACTAGAAAAAGAAAATAAACTACCAGATACAGTAATAGCATGTATTGGTGGTGGAAGTAATGCGGCAGGTATATTCTATCCATTTATAGAAGAGGAGGAAGTATCACTTATAGGAGTAGAAGCAGGAGGAGAAGGTATTGGTACTGGAAAACACGCTGCGGTGTTATCGGATGGTGCAGATGGAAAAGTTGGAGTTCTCCATGGTATGAAAACCTATCTATTGACTGACGATGATGGAAATATAAAACCAGCTTTTTCTATATCAGCAGGATTAGATTACCCTGGAACTGGACCAGAACATTCATTTTTACATAATACTGGTAGAGCCAAATACGAAGCAGTAACTGACCAAGAAGCTGTACAAGCATTCAAGTTATTATCCGAAACGGAAGGTATAATACCAGCTTTAGAAAGTTCACATGCAGTTGCATATGCTCTGAAAATCGTACCAGAGATGGCAAAAGATGAAGTAGTCATCATCAATATATCTGGTAGAGGCGATAAAGATGTACAGACAATATTAAATGTCATATAA
- a CDS encoding YARHG domain-containing protein — MLKNILLIFTLLFLLVGCQNQNSSNTDKVIDNSDLENVDKVEEDIEVIDNNDGSDDNILEYKLVLNNMEVDLNSTFTFKEISNISKENLSILRNAIFAKYGYVFSTSKYDNFFRKQSWYEPKETITDINVLLNENDLLNIDLILKAEKNFNALSNNLTVVEQSLVGFWHETPYVAAGYGEVYKFNSDRTYSFHFSQYIGDNRVKAYMGKWFILNDKLYLQPIQEEYYHGGKLVNASPSMISEKELTGGKIIIQDVTDSSIHELALDFNIKTDENEPLAVKFGDKIFYYLSANNKEEIKEEVITQDITDEDDKDNTIYDFSKYEGEWYDTSFINVDEGVNMIKLDFSDDNKSAMITLVSSSEEKGFAEIKTETKFDHYGKGNFSYNDDLWGNKGSGEICISDDTVNIKIEETEIANSEKGFSLGFGNYVTKKDYNGIKKAMDILHKDYDYEDNHKGSYIPKTDDNDSVYFAYEGIDEKGRYIIGVRKCKDTVIVAWYYFEPDTFEVEVEEY, encoded by the coding sequence ATGTTAAAAAATATTTTGTTAATATTTACACTATTATTTTTATTGGTTGGTTGCCAAAACCAAAATTCAAGTAATACCGATAAAGTAATAGATAACTCTGATTTAGAAAATGTAGATAAAGTAGAAGAAGATATAGAAGTTATTGACAATAATGATGGTAGTGACGATAATATCTTAGAATACAAGCTAGTATTAAACAATATGGAAGTAGACCTTAATTCTACTTTTACATTTAAGGAAATTAGTAATATATCAAAGGAAAATCTGAGCATATTAAGAAATGCAATTTTTGCTAAGTATGGTTATGTATTTAGTACCTCAAAATATGATAATTTTTTTAGGAAGCAAAGTTGGTATGAGCCAAAGGAAACAATTACTGATATAAATGTGTTATTAAATGAAAATGATTTGCTTAATATAGACTTAATACTAAAAGCGGAAAAAAACTTTAATGCTTTATCTAATAATTTAACTGTTGTTGAACAGAGCTTAGTTGGGTTTTGGCATGAAACACCTTATGTTGCAGCTGGATATGGGGAAGTATATAAATTTAATAGTGACAGAACTTATTCATTCCATTTTAGTCAGTATATTGGTGATAATAGAGTTAAGGCATATATGGGCAAGTGGTTCATATTAAATGACAAGTTGTATTTGCAACCTATACAAGAGGAATATTATCATGGGGGAAAGTTAGTTAATGCTTCTCCATCTATGATTAGTGAGAAAGAATTAACAGGTGGAAAAATCATTATACAAGATGTCACTGACTCAAGTATTCATGAGTTAGCACTTGATTTCAATATTAAAACTGATGAAAATGAACCGTTAGCTGTAAAGTTTGGAGATAAAATATTTTATTATTTGTCAGCAAATAATAAAGAAGAAATAAAAGAAGAAGTTATAACACAGGATATAACAGATGAAGATGATAAAGATAACACTATTTATGATTTTTCTAAATATGAAGGGGAATGGTACGATACTTCATTCATTAATGTTGATGAAGGTGTTAATATGATAAAACTAGATTTTTCAGATGATAATAAAAGTGCAATGATAACATTAGTCAGCAGTTCAGAGGAAAAGGGTTTCGCAGAAATAAAGACAGAAACTAAATTTGACCATTATGGTAAAGGAAATTTTTCATATAACGATGATTTATGGGGAAATAAAGGTAGTGGTGAGATCTGTATATCAGATGATACTGTAAACATTAAAATTGAAGAAACAGAAATAGCCAATAGTGAAAAAGGATTTTCATTGGGATTTGGGAATTATGTAACAAAGAAAGATTATAATGGCATAAAGAAAGCAATGGATATTCTACATAAAGATTATGACTATGAGGACAATCATAAGGGTTCATATATTCCTAAAACAGATGATAATGATTCAGTGTATTTCGCATATGAAGGTATAGACGAAAAAGGAAGATATATAATTGGAGTCAGAAAATGTAAAGATACAGTCATTGTTGCTTGGTATTATTTTGAACCAGATACATTTGAAGTAGAAGTTGAAGAATATTAA